In a single window of the Amycolatopsis sp. cg5 genome:
- a CDS encoding RNA polymerase sigma factor, translating to MTTGNARQSELVTTLRKQIDAGKSVQAQGAALSGHIARLASNTVAGEAHADPRTAPELLAGVAKGDRAAELPLYVRVATDLERTAARIAGDSALSREDLHQEGAVRLLEDARSGLIGERFGGNVGPYIGRVVSRYLVDLVDSQRPGRPKVPGRERRKLREALNATAREDGTYNTIAAVQYARSHFGWSLAAFWAVHGSAFGTPVQWDDTATTAGLTYADMTADPTATDELDRVEDREDVRRLRERANLNDREREVIDAVCGFTGSASTNEEAAELLGLSVRHVRRLRSSALEKLGMAADEIGITHEGLADDDECPEIVAPRTPYFDPCRAA from the coding sequence TTGACCACGGGCAACGCCCGGCAAAGTGAACTAGTCACTACGCTGCGTAAACAAATTGATGCGGGGAAGTCGGTACAGGCACAAGGTGCGGCGCTGTCGGGCCACATCGCACGGCTAGCAAGCAATACCGTCGCGGGCGAGGCGCACGCTGACCCGCGAACCGCTCCCGAACTGCTCGCGGGAGTGGCGAAGGGGGATCGCGCGGCCGAGCTGCCGCTGTACGTCCGAGTGGCGACCGACTTGGAGCGCACCGCCGCGAGGATCGCGGGAGACTCGGCACTCAGCCGTGAAGACCTTCACCAGGAAGGCGCTGTCCGCCTTCTCGAAGACGCTCGGTCCGGCCTGATCGGCGAGCGCTTCGGCGGCAACGTCGGCCCGTACATCGGGCGCGTCGTGAGCCGCTATCTCGTGGACCTGGTCGACTCGCAGCGCCCGGGACGACCGAAGGTTCCCGGGCGAGAGCGGCGCAAGCTTCGCGAAGCCCTCAACGCCACTGCGCGCGAAGACGGCACCTACAACACGATTGCGGCCGTTCAGTACGCACGCTCCCATTTCGGCTGGAGCCTCGCGGCATTCTGGGCGGTCCACGGATCAGCTTTCGGCACACCCGTTCAATGGGACGACACGGCGACGACGGCCGGGCTCACCTACGCCGACATGACCGCCGACCCAACGGCCACCGACGAGCTAGACCGAGTCGAAGACCGCGAAGACGTCCGGCGGCTACGGGAACGCGCCAATCTCAACGACCGTGAGCGCGAAGTCATTGATGCCGTGTGCGGGTTCACCGGTAGTGCCTCAACAAATGAGGAAGCCGCCGAATTGCTCGGGTTGTCGGTACGCCACGTACGCCGGTTGCGGTCGTCGGCACTCGAAAAACTGGGGATGGCCGCCGACGAAATCGGGATCACCCACGAAGGGCTCGCGGACGACGACGAATGCCCGGAAATAGTCGCGCCACGAACACCGTATTTCGACCCGTGTCGGGCTGCTTGA
- a CDS encoding endonuclease VII domain-containing protein translates to MAGVGRVTAPTGKVCGSCSTLRPLTEFYRRASSRDGRRGACIPCTRVAAARRHQATRDTARDRRYRARYGITAADVDELRAAQRYRCAVCGRHEDRLPLGLMVDHDHLSGTVRALLCHSCNAGIGHFRESPEILRAAIAYLARADELLAIADIERDQ, encoded by the coding sequence GTGGCGGGGGTGGGCCGCGTGACCGCCCCGACCGGGAAGGTGTGCGGGAGCTGCTCGACACTCCGGCCGCTCACCGAGTTCTACCGACGTGCTTCGAGCCGGGACGGCCGACGGGGCGCGTGCATCCCATGCACCCGAGTAGCCGCCGCACGCAGGCACCAGGCCACCCGGGATACCGCCCGCGACCGCCGCTACCGCGCTCGGTACGGGATCACGGCCGCCGACGTGGACGAGCTGCGGGCCGCACAGCGCTACCGGTGCGCGGTCTGCGGCCGACACGAAGACCGTCTTCCCCTAGGACTCATGGTCGACCACGACCACCTGTCCGGCACAGTGCGCGCCCTGCTGTGCCACTCCTGCAACGCGGGCATCGGGCACTTTCGCGAATCCCCGGAGATCCTGCGGGCCGCTATCGCGTATCTCGCGCGTGCGGATGAATTGCTAGCCATTGCCGACATTGAGAGGGATCAATGA
- a CDS encoding phage/plasmid primase, P4 family has translation MHVDALLKALGGGAVLDDKGGVLVACPAHADGRPSLFVSLKPDGRALIHCRAGCSTDDVLKAAGLKTADLFRVTGEPTLSDVPPIELDPGAVAALMQYVTAAAARFAGSESAVYALDRFGLTEEMGRELQLGYDDGTVTIRGRDFRTQAYTAHPRLVVPMLDWHGSPRGLQGRDVGGACPARWVNLASPQEGMRWSATGVFRTSSSFDTVVVTEGPGDALTAVAAGYTAVAVRGAGVARSERAARELVDGAADGALFVLAGDNDRSGRDFNDALGTHLAALGVPARVLSIPAAHKDLADWRASQAADFAAALHKAVSDAPAWTPTDQAPPKIPKPRKERVPMQGTDIANARRALDIVGQDTAYVDGVGFLTWNGKVWSVMSQTRERAIGHRVADAMTAELAELREKFGDESSMYKEALKVTRRMHMDSGIRAALEHLRTITGREVEDFDARPHLLTFSNGTVDLRTGELRKHHRDDRLTKLIRQEFDPDARCPRWESFLSEIFPGDLELPAYMRRLIGYGITGETREHVFALLYGHGSNGKSVFVNTLADVLRGITGHVSQAAVAYQRSYDPGAANPALAALRGVRLAVMSELSEGLRLNEALLKQLTAGDPVTARELYKGIFTFEPTALMLMATNYRPDVRGQDDGFWRRTRLIPFTRSFGDEDKDPTLARTLLDEAPGILAWAVKGAAEWYTGGLREPDSIRAAVAEYRQESDLLNGFLPGVLVRDPKGSITQKQAWDVFQNWRDEEQVMQVMRWGPRDFARNLESRKVARAKKTAGQTLVGVRMARPDEIQAG, from the coding sequence ATGCACGTTGACGCGCTGCTCAAGGCGCTTGGGGGCGGGGCCGTGCTCGACGACAAGGGCGGGGTCCTGGTCGCCTGTCCAGCGCACGCCGACGGACGGCCGTCCCTGTTCGTCTCGCTCAAGCCGGACGGCCGGGCGCTCATTCACTGCCGCGCCGGATGCTCGACCGACGACGTTCTGAAGGCGGCCGGGCTCAAGACCGCCGACTTGTTCCGGGTGACCGGAGAGCCGACCCTGTCCGACGTCCCGCCCATCGAGCTCGACCCCGGAGCCGTGGCCGCGCTCATGCAGTACGTCACCGCCGCAGCGGCACGCTTCGCGGGCTCTGAGAGCGCCGTGTACGCACTCGACCGGTTCGGCCTGACCGAGGAGATGGGGAGGGAACTTCAGCTTGGCTACGACGACGGCACGGTGACCATTCGGGGCCGGGACTTCCGTACGCAGGCGTACACCGCTCACCCCCGGCTCGTCGTCCCGATGCTCGATTGGCACGGCTCACCGCGTGGGCTGCAAGGCCGTGACGTCGGCGGCGCGTGCCCGGCCCGGTGGGTGAATCTGGCGAGTCCGCAGGAGGGGATGCGGTGGAGCGCCACGGGCGTGTTTCGGACGTCGTCGAGCTTCGACACGGTGGTGGTCACCGAGGGACCCGGCGACGCGCTCACGGCCGTGGCCGCCGGATACACCGCCGTGGCGGTTCGGGGTGCGGGAGTGGCTCGTTCGGAGCGCGCGGCGCGGGAGCTGGTCGACGGCGCGGCGGACGGAGCCCTGTTCGTGCTCGCAGGAGACAACGACCGCAGCGGCCGGGACTTCAACGACGCGTTGGGCACGCACTTGGCCGCGCTCGGTGTCCCGGCCCGGGTGCTGAGCATCCCGGCGGCACACAAGGACTTGGCGGACTGGCGAGCATCGCAGGCCGCCGACTTCGCCGCAGCGCTGCACAAGGCCGTGTCCGACGCGCCCGCCTGGACGCCGACCGATCAGGCACCGCCGAAGATCCCCAAGCCGCGAAAGGAGCGCGTCCCGATGCAAGGCACCGACATTGCCAACGCCCGCCGGGCGCTCGACATCGTGGGGCAGGACACCGCCTATGTGGACGGCGTGGGATTCCTGACCTGGAACGGGAAAGTCTGGTCCGTGATGAGTCAGACACGGGAACGCGCCATCGGGCACCGGGTCGCCGACGCCATGACGGCCGAGCTTGCCGAGCTGCGGGAGAAGTTCGGCGACGAGTCGAGCATGTACAAGGAAGCGCTGAAGGTCACGCGCCGGATGCACATGGATTCCGGCATCCGGGCCGCGCTGGAACACCTGCGCACGATCACCGGCCGAGAGGTCGAAGACTTCGACGCCCGGCCACATCTGCTCACCTTCTCCAACGGCACCGTGGATCTCCGGACGGGCGAGCTGCGCAAGCACCACCGCGACGACCGGTTGACCAAGCTCATCCGGCAGGAGTTCGACCCGGACGCGCGGTGTCCTCGGTGGGAATCATTCTTGTCGGAGATCTTCCCGGGAGACCTGGAGCTTCCCGCATACATGCGGCGACTGATCGGGTACGGCATCACCGGGGAGACACGCGAACACGTCTTCGCCTTGCTGTATGGCCACGGCAGTAACGGAAAGTCCGTCTTCGTCAACACGTTGGCGGACGTGCTGCGTGGCATTACCGGGCACGTGTCACAAGCGGCCGTTGCCTACCAACGCAGCTACGACCCGGGCGCGGCGAACCCGGCCCTTGCCGCGCTGCGGGGTGTGCGACTCGCCGTGATGTCGGAGCTATCCGAGGGACTGCGGCTGAACGAGGCCCTGTTGAAACAGCTCACGGCAGGCGACCCGGTGACCGCGCGCGAGCTGTACAAGGGAATCTTTACTTTCGAGCCCACCGCGCTCATGCTCATGGCCACGAACTACCGGCCCGATGTGCGCGGCCAGGACGATGGTTTTTGGCGCAGGACAAGACTTATCCCGTTCACGCGCTCGTTTGGTGACGAAGACAAGGACCCGACGTTGGCGCGGACCTTGCTCGACGAAGCCCCGGGAATCCTCGCGTGGGCCGTGAAGGGAGCGGCCGAGTGGTACACGGGCGGGCTGCGGGAACCGGACTCGATCCGGGCCGCCGTCGCCGAGTACCGGCAGGAATCCGATCTACTCAACGGATTTTTGCCGGGTGTACTGGTGCGCGACCCAAAGGGATCGATCACGCAGAAACAAGCATGGGACGTCTTCCAGAACTGGCGCGATGAAGAGCAGGTCATGCAGGTGATGCGTTGGGGGCCAAGAGATTTCGCGCGCAATCTGGAGTCGCGCAAGGTAGCTCGCGCCAAGAAGACGGCGGGACAGACGCTCGTCGGTGTGCGCATGGCGCGACCGGATGAGATTCAGGCGGGTTAG
- a CDS encoding DNA polymerase, translated as MREQLYRIAGDPVTIRIPETSEDLRAFLDWCRTNHKRPVAFDTETTGLDIFTPGFRVRLVQFGTGRDAWVIPLDAAAGLGRAAHSAVREALESLPYLLAHNAKFDALAVSVYLGVDLVDLWGRITDTRILAHLLDPRGPQDPGGIGHGLKPLSARHVDPDAPDTQTGLYGEFRKIGHTKHTGWAAIAWDNELYTLYAGLDVILTARLFAILGPLAHDGGYERLSEFEHAVALVCARMEARGFLLDVEYTETLAARLLAEADEWTAAARRYGITSVNAPAQISAALEGMGEILTETTDSGALKVDKEVLLPLADLDRKWQRIGARDANPLADAVLRAKRAAKWKTSYADSMLALRDSGGRIHPDITSLAARTARMSISRPPLQQLPSGDWVIRRAMQAEPGCVVGTVDYQAVEMRILAALSGDVQMTAAIHAGRDLHGFTAELIYGPEFTEYHRKICKGVGFGKVYGGGADTLSRQTGAPLDQVKAAIRAYDRVYAGVRRYSKRLQNRAEWGAKEVITPSGRRLPLDRRRLYAATNYMVQSTARDVLAEALLRLDERGLTDYLRLPVHDEVVFCAPRADADEIGREIQTAMAVDDFFGVPLTTDLEIGGRTWGSLYGAAA; from the coding sequence ATGCGCGAACAGCTCTACCGCATTGCCGGTGACCCAGTCACGATCCGGATTCCCGAGACCTCCGAGGATCTCCGCGCGTTCCTGGATTGGTGCCGTACCAACCATAAGCGCCCGGTCGCGTTCGACACGGAGACGACCGGGCTCGACATCTTCACGCCGGGGTTCCGGGTGCGCCTGGTCCAGTTCGGCACCGGGCGCGACGCGTGGGTGATCCCGCTCGACGCGGCGGCCGGGCTTGGGCGCGCAGCCCATTCCGCGGTCCGTGAGGCGCTCGAATCGCTGCCGTATCTGTTGGCGCACAACGCAAAATTTGATGCGCTCGCCGTTTCGGTATACCTGGGCGTCGACTTGGTGGACCTGTGGGGCCGGATCACGGACACGCGGATTCTCGCGCATCTGCTCGACCCACGCGGCCCGCAGGACCCGGGCGGTATCGGTCATGGGCTCAAGCCGTTGTCCGCCCGGCATGTCGACCCGGACGCGCCGGACACGCAAACCGGGCTGTACGGCGAGTTCCGCAAGATCGGCCATACGAAGCACACCGGGTGGGCCGCGATCGCGTGGGACAACGAGCTGTACACCCTGTACGCCGGACTGGACGTCATCCTGACCGCGCGCCTGTTCGCGATCCTCGGGCCGCTCGCTCACGATGGCGGGTACGAACGGCTCTCCGAGTTCGAGCACGCCGTGGCGCTCGTGTGCGCGCGGATGGAAGCGCGCGGATTTCTGCTGGACGTCGAGTACACCGAAACGCTTGCCGCGCGGTTGCTCGCCGAAGCCGACGAGTGGACCGCAGCGGCCCGCCGGTACGGGATTACCTCGGTCAATGCGCCCGCGCAGATCTCCGCCGCGCTCGAAGGCATGGGCGAGATCCTCACGGAGACAACGGACTCCGGTGCGCTCAAGGTGGACAAGGAAGTGTTGCTTCCCTTGGCGGACTTGGACCGCAAGTGGCAGCGGATCGGGGCTCGTGACGCGAATCCGCTTGCGGATGCGGTCCTTCGCGCGAAGCGTGCGGCGAAGTGGAAGACGTCTTACGCGGACTCGATGCTTGCGCTTCGGGACTCCGGCGGCCGGATTCATCCGGACATCACGAGCTTGGCTGCCCGAACGGCGCGGATGTCGATTTCCCGGCCGCCGCTTCAGCAACTTCCTTCCGGGGACTGGGTGATCCGGCGGGCCATGCAAGCCGAACCCGGGTGCGTGGTCGGCACGGTGGACTACCAAGCCGTGGAAATGAGGATTCTTGCGGCGCTGTCCGGCGACGTGCAGATGACCGCAGCGATCCACGCGGGCCGGGACTTGCATGGCTTCACCGCCGAACTGATCTACGGCCCGGAGTTCACCGAGTACCACCGCAAGATCTGCAAGGGCGTGGGCTTCGGCAAGGTCTACGGCGGTGGAGCCGACACGCTGTCTCGGCAGACCGGGGCACCGCTGGACCAGGTGAAGGCCGCCATCCGGGCTTATGACCGGGTGTATGCCGGAGTGCGGCGCTACTCGAAGCGCTTGCAGAACCGCGCCGAGTGGGGAGCCAAAGAAGTCATCACGCCGTCCGGGCGGCGGCTCCCGCTGGACCGCAGACGGCTTTATGCCGCAACGAACTACATGGTCCAGTCGACGGCACGGGACGTGCTCGCCGAAGCCCTGTTGCGTCTCGACGAGCGCGGGTTGACCGACTACCTGCGGCTTCCGGTTCACGACGAAGTGGTGTTCTGCGCGCCGCGCGCCGACGCCGACGAGATCGGCCGGGAGATTCAAACGGCCATGGCGGTCGACGACTTTTTCGGCGTGCCGCTCACGACTGACTTGGAGATCGGCGGACGCACCTGGGGATCTCTCTACGGTGCCGCCGCATAA
- a CDS encoding HNH endonuclease: MARCRCGATDGVRVYPMWPRKLVLCRSCATDHFKARRRQETARVLAAYGDADRAALRAEAHHIALRCEAASVLGCTPQASTRAGRGDPMGCTPQDVRACLDALAGQAVRYFREFADQAYRAFPNYRDRQRARGHAVRAAERAVYALPYDVPWLRRLYRDRCAYCGDKAEHLDHVWPLVLGGDDAPWNLAPACGACNLSKGPKTLAEWLPGRLDGLPADKRASVRELWRGWAA; the protein is encoded by the coding sequence ATGGCGCGTTGCCGCTGCGGCGCAACCGACGGTGTCCGCGTGTATCCGATGTGGCCGCGCAAGCTGGTCCTGTGCCGCTCGTGCGCCACCGACCACTTCAAGGCCCGCCGCCGACAGGAGACCGCGCGGGTACTCGCGGCCTACGGGGACGCGGACCGGGCCGCGCTGCGGGCCGAAGCGCACCACATCGCGCTCCGCTGTGAGGCCGCGTCCGTGTTGGGGTGCACACCACAGGCGAGTACTCGAGCCGGCCGCGGTGACCCCATGGGGTGCACACCCCAAGATGTGCGGGCGTGCCTGGACGCGCTCGCCGGGCAGGCCGTGAGGTACTTCCGCGAGTTCGCGGACCAGGCGTACAGGGCGTTCCCGAACTACCGGGATCGGCAACGCGCCCGGGGCCACGCCGTCCGGGCCGCTGAACGGGCCGTGTACGCGCTTCCCTATGACGTGCCGTGGCTGCGCAGGCTCTACCGCGACCGGTGCGCCTACTGCGGCGACAAGGCCGAACACCTGGACCACGTGTGGCCGCTCGTCCTCGGAGGGGACGACGCACCGTGGAACCTCGCTCCGGCCTGCGGGGCGTGCAACCTGTCCAAGGGACCGAAGACGCTCGCCGAGTGGCTCCCCGGCCGACTCGACGGGCTCCCCGCCGACAAGCGCGCGTCAGTGCGTGAGCTGTGGCGGGGGTGGGCCGCGTGA